The DNA region TTGTGCTAGTACCTTAAATGAGCGTAGGCAACAGCGCAGTGCGATAACAGACCTCAACTACATCAAGCGTCGTATCACACAAATTGATGCTTATATTACTAAGGTGATTGCTGACGATGTTCAGCTTGCAAAGACCCAAGCATTGTTATCCTCAATCTCCGGTATTGGTACACAAACACTCGCATTCTTTTGTGCGACTATTGATATTCAGACTTTTCAAAATGCTAAACACATCTGCCTTTATTGGCATCGCACCCGTGCGCAAGCAATCTGGAAACTACGAAGCTAAAGGTCGTATCTCTAAAATTGGCAATGTTTAACTGCGCAGTGGATTGTTTATGGCTGCTCTTTCAGCTAGACATCATAATTCATTGTTGCGTGATTTTGCCGATAGGTTAGAGCAATGCACGATTTTATCCAAAAAGCAAATTATTGTCGCTTGTGCGCACAAGCT from Chromatiales bacterium includes:
- a CDS encoding transposase; its protein translation is MFSLQRPKHCYPQSPVLVHKHSHSFVRLLIFRLFKMLNTSAFIGIAPVRKQSGNYEAKGRISKIGNV